A stretch of Antennarius striatus isolate MH-2024 chromosome 6, ASM4005453v1, whole genome shotgun sequence DNA encodes these proteins:
- the si:ch1073-83n3.2 gene encoding uncharacterized protein si:ch1073-83n3.2, whose protein sequence is MSTTGIHRGFLRKYGGFMFKQWKERYLVLTMEGNLLVCRDRESPPDQVVVVQTSCEVIAEGRDILDLPKLPPGGRRDCCFALILPQSKFLLFLSDNPDDCNLWLNLIRKVREGVMSPLTLQRKHSVTPCITDRDPLPDYSSDRDPGSPRVGEGTPPSTRVCERGGSFRERSQNQACGAWRPARSASVAPPHRVSDCLRHGNSSDARAVRAVCLLMGGAAASSALGYLNSCSPSSPLASRAPEVAHATGGFAELPAGGSFHACSQDVDSPQFNSFDFEGDSDFDAFDCGGFAF, encoded by the exons ATGAGCACAACAGGCATTCATCGAGGCTTCCTCAGGAAATATG GGGGCTTCATGTTTAAACAGTGGAAGGAGAGATACCTTGTGCTGACCATGGAGGGAAATCTTTTGGTTTGCCGTGATAGGGAGTCCCCTCCTGATCAGGTGGTGGTTGTGCAAACTAGCTGTGAGGTGATTGCAGAGGGAAGAGACATTCTTGACCTGCCAAAGTTACCTCCAGGGGGCAGGAGGGACTGCTGCTTTGCCCTCATCCTGCCACAGAGCAAGTTCTTGCTGTTTCTCTCGGACAATCCTGATGACTGCAA tCTGTGGCTCAATTTAATCAGAAAAGTGAGAGAG GGAGTCATGTCACCCTTGACTCTTCAGAGGAAGCATAGTGTTACCCCTTGCATCACTGACAGAGATCCTCTACCCGACTACTCCAGCGATAGAGACCCTGGATCACCGAGGGTTGGCGAGGGCACCCCTCCTTCGACTAGAGTCTGTGAACGAGGTGGATCTTTCAGAGAGAGAAGCCAGAACCAAG CTTGCGGAGCATGGCGGCCTGCCCGAAGTGCTTCTGTGGCCCCTCCTCATCGTGTATCGGATTGTCTccgccatggcaacagcagtGATGCTCGAGCAGTTAGGGCGGTGTGTCTTCTGATGGGAGGGGCAGCAGCCTCCTCTGCTCTGGGTTACCTCAACTCCTGCTCCCCTTCCTCACCCCTTGCGAGTCGAGCCCCAGAAGTCGCCCATGCCACTGGAGGATTCGCCGAGCTTCCTGCAGGAGGTTCCTTCCATGCTTGCAGCCAGGATGTCGACTCCCCACAGTTCAACAGCTTCGACTTTGAAGGAGACTCAGATTTTGATGCATTTGATTGTGGAGGGTTTGCTTTTTAG